A stretch of the Vitis riparia cultivar Riparia Gloire de Montpellier isolate 1030 chromosome 13, EGFV_Vit.rip_1.0, whole genome shotgun sequence genome encodes the following:
- the LOC117929185 gene encoding NAC domain containing protein 50-like isoform X1: MASGLPATPPTALAPGFRFHPSDEELVQYYLKRKVCGKAIAFDAIAEVDIYKKEPWNLGGESKLKSRDMEWYFFSALDRKYGNGGRVNRATSYGYWKATGNDRSVLHGSRIVGMKKTLVFHSGRAPGGQRTNWIMHEYRLVDDELVKALRDSYVVCRVFLKSEIGPPHKDRYAPFIEEEWDDDKTGSSQGGKSGDEAIVDSKACIEESDLEQDAQSTTLRQSELLKNSGSVLSLSPSERLEDCPLTCTVNKESTIFPNKRSRHDDLNPQHSDASESSLMTIQECTITKRSSPPSIFGFPLVEHNGKKECQIKKELPTAPSGTFVELNGKKESQIKKEISTAPHSATVVELNGMKESEIINEVSRTPPATFDISDGNATLPPSYLKYITYLEDKVREMSAERERLKADMMQAESIVNAYKSRIDITLNNGNED; the protein is encoded by the exons ATGGCTTCCGGATTGCCGGCGACACCGCCGACGGCATTAGCTCCAGGGTTCCGATTCCACCCATCCGACGAAGAGCTGGTGCAGTACTACCTCAAGCGCAAGGTCTGCGGCAAGGCCATTGCCTTCGACGCCATTGCGGAAGTCGATATCTATAAGAAGGAGCCATGGAACCTCGGAG GTGAGTCGAAGTTGAAGAGCAGGGACATGGAGTGGTATTTCTTCAGTGCCCTAGATAGGAAGTACGGTAACGGGGGAAGGGTGAATAGAGCCACCAGCTACGGCTACTGGAAGGCGACTGGTAATGACCGCTCGGTGCTCCATGGCTCGAGAATTGTCGGGATGAAGAAGACCCTTGTATTTCACAGTGGCCGTGCTCCGGGTGGCCAGCGGACCAATTGGATAATGCATGAGTACAGGCTTGTGGATGATGAATTGGTGAAAGCCTTGCGG GATTCATACGTGGTGTGTAGAGTTTTTCTTAAGAGTGAAATAGGTCCTCCCCACAAAGACCGTTATGCCCCCTTTATTGAGGAGGAATGGGATGATGACAAGACAGGCTCGTCTCAGGGAGGAAAATCTGGAGATGAAGCTATAGTTGATAGCAAGGCATGTATTGAAGAGAGTGATCTTGAGCAG GATGCTCAATCCACTACACTTAGGCAAAGTGAGCTTCTAAAAAACTCTGGAAGTGTTTTATCTCTTTCCCCGAGTGAGAGGTTGGAGGATTGTCCCTTGACATGTACTGTTAATAAAGAGTCGACGATTTTTCCTAATAAAAGATCAAGGCATGATGATCTGAATCCTCAACATTCAGATGCTTCAGAAAGCTCACTGATGACTATTCAAGAATGTACAATAACAAAAAGAAGTTCTCCACCTTCTATCTTTGGATTTCCCCTCGTGGAACATAATGGGAAGAAAGAATGTCAAATTAAAAAGGAACTTCCTACAGCTCCGTCCGGTACATTTGTGGAACTTAATGGGAAGAAAGAGAGCCAAATCAAAAAGGAAATTTCTACAGCTCCTCACTCTGCTACAGTGGTGGAACTTAATGGGATGAAAGAAAGTGAGATAATAAACGAAGTTTCTAGAACTCCCCCAGCCACGTTTGATATCAGTGATGGTAATGCAACTTTGCCTCCCAGCTATTTGAAGTATATTACTTACTTGGAAGATAAGGTCCGTGAAATGTCTGCTGAGAGGGAAAGATTGAAAGCTGATATGATGCAGGCCGAGTCCATTGTTAATGCTTACAAATCTCGAATTGATATAACCCTAAACAACGGAAATGAGGACTGA
- the LOC117929185 gene encoding NAC domain containing protein 52-like isoform X2 has protein sequence MEWYFFSALDRKYGNGGRVNRATSYGYWKATGNDRSVLHGSRIVGMKKTLVFHSGRAPGGQRTNWIMHEYRLVDDELVKALRDSYVVCRVFLKSEIGPPHKDRYAPFIEEEWDDDKTGSSQGGKSGDEAIVDSKACIEESDLEQDAQSTTLRQSELLKNSGSVLSLSPSERLEDCPLTCTVNKESTIFPNKRSRHDDLNPQHSDASESSLMTIQECTITKRSSPPSIFGFPLVEHNGKKECQIKKELPTAPSGTFVELNGKKESQIKKEISTAPHSATVVELNGMKESEIINEVSRTPPATFDISDGNATLPPSYLKYITYLEDKVREMSAERERLKADMMQAESIVNAYKSRIDITLNNGNED, from the exons ATGGAGTGGTATTTCTTCAGTGCCCTAGATAGGAAGTACGGTAACGGGGGAAGGGTGAATAGAGCCACCAGCTACGGCTACTGGAAGGCGACTGGTAATGACCGCTCGGTGCTCCATGGCTCGAGAATTGTCGGGATGAAGAAGACCCTTGTATTTCACAGTGGCCGTGCTCCGGGTGGCCAGCGGACCAATTGGATAATGCATGAGTACAGGCTTGTGGATGATGAATTGGTGAAAGCCTTGCGG GATTCATACGTGGTGTGTAGAGTTTTTCTTAAGAGTGAAATAGGTCCTCCCCACAAAGACCGTTATGCCCCCTTTATTGAGGAGGAATGGGATGATGACAAGACAGGCTCGTCTCAGGGAGGAAAATCTGGAGATGAAGCTATAGTTGATAGCAAGGCATGTATTGAAGAGAGTGATCTTGAGCAG GATGCTCAATCCACTACACTTAGGCAAAGTGAGCTTCTAAAAAACTCTGGAAGTGTTTTATCTCTTTCCCCGAGTGAGAGGTTGGAGGATTGTCCCTTGACATGTACTGTTAATAAAGAGTCGACGATTTTTCCTAATAAAAGATCAAGGCATGATGATCTGAATCCTCAACATTCAGATGCTTCAGAAAGCTCACTGATGACTATTCAAGAATGTACAATAACAAAAAGAAGTTCTCCACCTTCTATCTTTGGATTTCCCCTCGTGGAACATAATGGGAAGAAAGAATGTCAAATTAAAAAGGAACTTCCTACAGCTCCGTCCGGTACATTTGTGGAACTTAATGGGAAGAAAGAGAGCCAAATCAAAAAGGAAATTTCTACAGCTCCTCACTCTGCTACAGTGGTGGAACTTAATGGGATGAAAGAAAGTGAGATAATAAACGAAGTTTCTAGAACTCCCCCAGCCACGTTTGATATCAGTGATGGTAATGCAACTTTGCCTCCCAGCTATTTGAAGTATATTACTTACTTGGAAGATAAGGTCCGTGAAATGTCTGCTGAGAGGGAAAGATTGAAAGCTGATATGATGCAGGCCGAGTCCATTGTTAATGCTTACAAATCTCGAATTGATATAACCCTAAACAACGGAAATGAGGACTGA